One segment of Salvelinus alpinus chromosome 1, SLU_Salpinus.1, whole genome shotgun sequence DNA contains the following:
- the LOC139573589 gene encoding protein phosphatase 1 regulatory subunit 29, which translates to MLSRLHTHSSSSSPSTHTLLILPSLLLFLHLPGLVWGDCWLIEGDKGYVWLAICSQNQPPYETIPQHINNTVHDLRLNENKLKMIPYTSMYRFTNLTDLNLTKNEISYIEDGAFAQQANLQVLQLGYNKLTNLTEAMMRGLGRLQCLFLQHNLIEVIGNNALDECLSLNSIDLSSNKLARIDPSTFTILNRLMVCELAGNPFHCGCDLYNFLTWLEAFNNVTHTYDRLQCETPREMFGYPLLSPIASGHAGHNARTILSSVCRDGVFIPGMTSLPPDSDSSGMGPDMFDRVGPYHQPTTSSSSTEHSFSPSIKLHHVSLFTASIMVQIPRPYSKMYILVQYNNTFVSDVMNLKLKKEMITLNKLKPHTNYTFCVASIRTSQRYNHTCLQFSTRAQNPDDMPPTPSTTTHYIMTIVGCIFGMLCILGLVYYCLRKKRRREEKQKSICVKKTILEMRYGPEVAAAVGNDPSAVQKLQEQAQGQGHHQYQHHTHGGKLPMSASSSGMLHSANTSSSRLSSIPQDKMPTAFSEAMLTSKGNYMDVRTEGVMRDGGMGGGQGGMRDEDLREEDGTDVGEDSDDDGRGSASEISTIAMEVDKVNQIINNCIDALKLDSVMAASSTASSATTTTSYPTSPPPTCTSSLTRGLIPLSPGITETCPGLPSPTTKIPPPPPLPFSVPLSERPGISGGGFVSPPYRPPPPASAVRPVVRQMSADAAVVISAVKKQCSTSSCNSMGRDRERGTGGGGRVYSLDVHEPRSPDPCQQYPGERGSPAGCGEPLERLPLVGSGGGGGGGGGGGSGGGGGVDGITNQHHQHQQQQQQGQGQEQQEDYHCSEHRHSVPALYYEGSHQGSPHQRASFLKPLTRSRRDAASYSQLSPSRHQNYSGYSSSPEYSSESSLRIWERFRPYRKGQRDESCYVTAGNALRKKVQFAKGEDLHDILDYWKGVSAQQKL; encoded by the exons ATGCTCAGCAGGCTTCACActcactcctcctcttcctctccatctaccCACACCCTcctcatccttccctctctcctcctcttcctccaccttccGGGCCTGGTCTGGGGGGACTGCTGGCTGATCGAGGGGGACAAGGGCTACGTGTGGCTAGCCATCTGCAGCCAGAACCAGCCTCCATATGAGACCATCCCCCAGCACATCAATAACACGGTCCACGACCTGAGGCTCAACGAGAACAAGCTCAAAATGATCCCCTACACCTCCATGTACCGCTTCACCAACCTCACGGACCTCAACCTCACCAAGAACGAGATCTCCTACATCGAGGACGGGGCCTTCGCTCAACAGGCCAACCTACAG GTCCTCCAGCTGGGCTACAACAAACTGACCAACCTGACAGAAGCCATGATGAGGGGCCTGGGCCGGCTGCAGTGCCTCTTTCTCCAGCACAACCTCATTGAG GTCATTGGCAACAATGCATTGGATGAGTGCCTCAGTCTCAACAGCATTGACCTGTCATCCAATAAGCTGGCCCGCATCGACCCCTCCACCTTTACCATTTTGAATCGCCTCATGGTGTGTGAGCTGGCTGGGAACCCCTTCCATTGTGGCTGTGACTTGTACAACTTCCTCACCTGGCTGGAGGCCTTCAATAACGTCACACACACCTACGACCGGCTCCAGTGTGAGACCCCCAGGGAGATGTTTGGCTACCCACTCCTGAGTCCCATCGCGTCCGGCCACGCTGGGCACAACGCTCGGACGATTCTGTCCTCTGTCTGCCGGGATGGGGTCTTCATCCCCGGGATGACGTCTCTCCCGCCAGACTCAGATTCCTCCGGAATGGGCCCGGACATGTTTGACCGCGTGGGTCCGTACCACCAACCCACCACCTCGTCTTCCTCCACGGAGCACAGCTTCAGCCCCAGCATCAAGCTCCACCACGTGTCCCTCTTCACGGCCTCTATCATGGTCCAGATCCCCAGACCTTACAGCAAGATGTACATCCTGGTGCAGTACAATAACACATTTGTCTCTGATGTCATGAACCTGAAGCTCAAGAAGGAGATGATCACGCTGAACAAGCTCAAGCCACACACCAACTATACGTTCTGCGTGGCCTCCATCCGGACCTCCCAGCGCTACAACCACACCTGTCTCCAGTTCTCCACCCGAGCCCAGAACCCCGACGACATGCCGCCAACACCTTCCACCACCACCCACTACATAATGACCATCGTGGGCTGCATCTTCGGGATGCTCTGCatcctgggcctcgtctactattgtctgaggaagaagaggaggcgtGAGGAGAAGCAAAAGTCCATCTGTGTGAAGAAGACGATTCTAGAAATGAGGTATGGCCCGGAGGTGGCGGCGGCCGTGGGGAACGACCCGTCTGCGGTGCAGAAGCTCCAGGAGCAGGCCCAGGGTCAGGGCCACCACCAGTACCAGCACCACACACACGGGGGCAAGCTACCAATGTCTGCCTCCTCCTCGGGCATGCTTCACTCCGCCAACACCTCTTCCTCCagactctcctccatccctcaggATAAGATGCCCACCGCCTTCTCTGAGGCCATGCTGACCAGCAAAGGCAACTACATGGATGTGAGGACGGAGGGGGtgatgagagatggagggatgggaggaggacagggagggatgagggatgaggATCTAAGAGAAGAGGACGGGACGGACGTGGGGGAGGATTCGGACGACGACGGGCGAGGCTCAGCCTCGGAGATCTCCACCATCGCCATGGAGGTGGATAAGGTCAACCAGATTATCAATAACTGCATCGACGCCCTGAAGCTGGACTCTGTCATGGCCGCCTCCTCCACTGCCTCTTCCGCCACTACCACCACCTCCTACCCCACCTCCCCTCCACCCACCTGCACCTCCTCCTTGACCCGTGGCCTCATCCCCCTTTCCCCCGGCATCACTGAGACCTGCCCGGGCCTGCCCTCCCCTACCACTAAGATCCCCCCTCCACCGCCACTCCCCTTCTCCGTCCCTCTCTCGGAGCGTCCGGGGATCAGCGGCGGGGGGTTTGTGTCGCCGCCCTACCGCCCGCCTCCCCCTGCGTCCGCTGTGCGCCCTGTCGTGAGGCAGATGAGCGCTGACGCTGCGGTGGTGATCAGTGCCGTGAAGAAGCAGTGTAGCACCTCGTCCTGCAACTCCATGGGACGTGACCGGGAACGAGGGACCGGAGGAGGAGGCCGGGTCTACAGCCTGGACGTCCACGAGCCCCGCAGCCCGGACCCCTGCCAACAGTACCCAGGAGAGAGAGGCAGCCCCGCGGGGTGTGGAGAGCCCCTGGAGCGGCTGCCTCTGGTGGGGAGCGgcgggggaggaggtgggggtggtgggggtggtagtggaggtggtggtggtgttgatggtattaCCAACCAGCATCACcagcaccagcagcagcagcagcaggggcaGGGACAGGAACAGCAGGAGGACTACCACTGCTCAGAGCACCGCCACTCCGTCCCGGCTCTGTACTACGAGGGCTCCCACCAGGGCTCGCCGCACCAGAGGGCCTCCTTCCTCAAGCCCCTGACCCGCTCCCGCCGTGACGCCGCCTCCTACTCGCAGCTCTCGCCCTCCCGCCACCAAAACTACTCCGGGTACTCCTCCAGCCCTGAGTATTCCTCGGAGAGCTCTCTGAGGATCTGGGAGAGGTTCCGGCCCTACAGGAAGGGCCAGAGGGATGAGTCATGCTACGTCACGGCTGGGAACGCCTTAAGGAAGAAGGTGCAGTTTGCCAAAGGGGAGGACCTCCACGACATCCTCGACTACTGGAAGGGCGTGTCAGCCCAGCAGAAGCTGTGA